The genomic segment GTATCGCAAGGACGGCGGTCGGCAGAAGAGCCTTTGCCTTGACCCCGTCGGCCGCAGTGAGGACCAGCTCTCCCTCTCCCCACATGTCGTATTCCATTTCCACGCGCAGGCCGTCCCGTTCCAGCAGGGCCCACGAATGGTCGAGGCCACCGCCCATGTCGAGTGACCATCCCTGCTCGCGCAGCGCGGATATCGCCTCGTACCAGACGTCCTTGGAAATACCAGAAAAGTGCATTCGTTCGGACACTTTCACCACCTGCGCCAGAGCATCGCGAGTGTTTCGCTAGCAATGCGTATCCCGAGGGGGCCATGTATTTCGCACCGTGGCCGTGACATTCTTGACGCCATTGCGAATATCGGGTCCACCAGTCGGAAACCATTTGCACATCGCGGCCGCGAAAGGAATACGATGCGCTTTCTCCTCATTCTTGGCTCGCTGATCGCTGGAACGATCGCCGGCATCTATCTGTTCGGGATGATCTGGCGCACCACTGCCCCGGAAGGAACAACAGCCATGGTCGTCGGGGGAGGCACACCGGTCCTGCTCGGGGCTTTGACGTTTCTCGGCACGAAGGCGGCGGACGGGCAGCGACCGAGCCTCGGCAACCCGCGCACATGGTTTGCCCTCTTGGGAATAGCGGCGGCAGCGGCCGGGCTCTTCGTGCTCTTGATCGCGGCGCTTTTCCTGGTCGTGCAGCGCGGCTAGCCATCCGCCTTTACACGCTGATCAGACCGTTCGTTCACCACCTCAGCGGGAAGCCTTGAGGTCCCGGCTTCGGCCCTTGGCTGCCCGCGCGGCGAGACGCCGGCCGATCCAGGAGAGGTAAGCGCAGGAGATGAGGAACCAGGCGCCGACGAACACATAGGCCTCCAGCGCCTGGTTTCCCCAGGCGACGTCGCTGAAGGCCATGCGGGCGGTGGCGCTGAGGTCGTGCAGGCCGAGGATCACGACAAGGGACGTGTCCTTGTAGGCGCCGATCGTGCTGTTAACGAGAGCGGGCATCGCCCGCTCGATGGCCTGCGGCAGGAGCACGAGGCGGGCCGTCTGCCAGAAACCGAGGCCGAGCGAGGAGGCCGCCTCGTGCTGCCCCGCGGGCAACGCCATCAGGCCGCTGCGCACATCCTCCGCAAAATAGGCGGCGTGGAAGAAGACCAGTGCGATGAGCACCGCGACGATCGGGTCGATCGCAATACCCCTGGGCAGGGTCAGCGGCAGCACGAAGACGCCGACGAAGAGCAGCGTCACCATCGGCACGCCGCGCATGATCTCGACATAGGCGCCTGCGGCGCGGTGCAGCAGTCGATGGCGCGTCTGATAGCGGGCAAGCGCCAGCAGAACGCCGACCGGCAGCGCCAGGGCGAGCGCGATGGTCGAGAGGATGAGAAGGATCGGCAGGCCATTCCACCTGTTGGCATCGACCGGAACAAGGCTGAGCACGCCGCCGCCCATCAGCACGAAGGATGCGGCCATGCCGGCGAGCCAGAGCGCGGCAAAGAGGCGAATGTCCGGCCAGCGTCCGCTGACGGCCATCTGGCCGGTAGCAATGGAGAGGCCAAGCAGCAGGAGCGAGACCAGCATCGGCCGCCACTGCTCATCGAATGGATAGGTGCCGAAGAGAATGAAGCGGGATTTTTCCGCCCAGAAGGGCCAGCAGGCACCGGCCGCCTCGGCGCAGGCGGCAGGGTCGGCGAAAGGCGGCACGGCGGCAAGCACAAGCCAGTCGGCGACGATCCAGAGGATGGCGAGGGCGAGGCCGCCGCTTGCCAGCGACAGGAGACTGGAGCCCGGCCGGGAAAG from the Shinella zoogloeoides genome contains:
- a CDS encoding amino acid ABC transporter permease, translated to MNADIQPVANGRAPAWLRRQLSRPGSSLLSLASGGLALAILWIVADWLVLAAVPPFADPAACAEAAGACWPFWAEKSRFILFGTYPFDEQWRPMLVSLLLLGLSIATGQMAVSGRWPDIRLFAALWLAGMAASFVLMGGGVLSLVPVDANRWNGLPILLILSTIALALALPVGVLLALARYQTRHRLLHRAAGAYVEIMRGVPMVTLLFVGVFVLPLTLPRGIAIDPIVAVLIALVFFHAAYFAEDVRSGLMALPAGQHEAASSLGLGFWQTARLVLLPQAIERAMPALVNSTIGAYKDTSLVVILGLHDLSATARMAFSDVAWGNQALEAYVFVGAWFLISCAYLSWIGRRLAARAAKGRSRDLKASR